From the Anguilla anguilla isolate fAngAng1 chromosome 6, fAngAng1.pri, whole genome shotgun sequence genome, one window contains:
- the zpax1 gene encoding zona pellucida protein AX 1 — MGRFLGLRTLWFLLMGLWIQAEKHSVPHGLDVECLGNLVGLSLDGSLLWEHRLEIDAADGSTFVPITERVASQCGFRRRSDPWGNTMLFASIQNCFVEGADDDQIFDLTIRLRLSGSPKSDAVMHTVSKTCPYSAWASREIICNHNYMEVSVRRRIPNVEEFEKELPEYEGFDDGDENRSPLKLWKVQFHTGEAKAMTTEEAHDKGYGLSISSTRALLRSPFNTPESTTVDVSGVPMQLIKASTYLKRKWMMKQLYSAAACPTGGVTFTEEMITWRLPLRISPLLSSDYVHIIEYHMGIQGKRLDASIMAARNYKLTMTDSYFIVEIPVGSVDGYYKSRALDYQYYITYNVEPMLEVLWKEDAMYDDTRYKVLYPIITPPMARPPFIQDNTVPEKRVFDFFVGSFLSDVELVNITFTTGVMSIAEANVQGFNVQEHILPTGLKGYSLQVPFSDPVVHKENTAVDVTDYILPVTFGFVTLPENGPFSHPGMLKASLQDVVLPTVIGTCDLEYFYVTVEYGSQGHNFVTVVGQRELSPDIAEEYGYIHNDTHFSIAVHFLAQDAVFEMVWASLLRSRLNVVLKNPVHGWNLNDFSLSCSFPMTMIECFSNGTMTALAVKVESVPDLILSQLTLRDSRCKPAYSDHIFAFFSFSLNSCGTTRKFINNYMIYENEVSLGSQKVTTAADQYLITVSCYYGINATYTLPFSTVPNPEPVVHAALGVFMVGMQLALDSSYSVFYLDEHYPVVKYLREPLYFEVELMRTTDPQVELFLENCWATTEEERTSVPKWDIIVDGCENLADPYHTIFHGVSADARVHFRSHFKRFEVKMFSFTLDGVALKGQIFVHCDVVICDVNSPTDSLCSRACMNKQNMSTASKRVRRSTENTHMEQVSSGPIVLI, encoded by the exons atggGACGGTTTCTTGGACTTCG GACTCTATGGTTCCTGCTGATGGGTCTTTGGATACAAGCCGAAAAGCACTCCGTTCCTC atgGACTCGATGTGGAGTGCCTCGGTAACCTGGTGGGGCTTTCCTTGGATGGATCTCTGCTCTGGGAACATCGGTTGGAGATTGACGCTGCTG ATGGTTCTACCTTCGTTCCCATAACCGAGAGAGTGGCTTCACAATGTGGATTCCGTAGGAGATCTGACCCTTGGGGCAATACCATGCTCTTTGCTTCAATCCAGAATTGCTTCGTTGAGGGCGCT GATGATGATCAGATCTTTGATCTGACCATCCGATTGAGACTATCTGGAAGCCCTAAATCTGACGCTGTCATGCACACCGTTTCCAAAACCTGTCCGTACAGTGCATGGGCCTCTCGTGAGATCATTTGCAACCACAATTATAtggag GTTTCTGTTAGGAGACGCATCCCTAATGTTGAAGAATTTGAAAAAGAACTTCCTGAGTATGAGGGGTTTGATGATGGAGATGag AACCGCTCTCCGCTTAAGCTGTGGAAAGTACAGTTTCACACAGGAGAGGCTAAGGCAATGACCACAGAGGAGGCCCACGATAAAGGTTATGGCCTGTCTATTTCCTCCACACGAGCACTTCTGCGGAGCCCTTTTAATACACCTGAGAGCACTACAGTGGAT GTGTCTGGAGTTCCCATGCAACTAATTAAGGCCTCTACATACTTGAAGCGCAAATGGATGATGAAGCAGCTAtattctgctgctgcttgccCTACTG gtgGTGTCACCTTCACAGAAGAAATGATTACCTGGCGTCTGCCCTTGCGAATCTCTCCACTGCTTTCCAGTGATTATGTCCATATTATTGAGTACCACATGGGAATCCAAGGCAAAAGGCTGGATGCTTCTATAATGGCAGCTAGGAACTACAAACTGACTATGACTGATTCTTACTTCATTGTTGAAATTCCAGTGGGGTCAGTTGATGGCTATTACAAG agtCGAGCATTGGATTACCAATACTACATCACTTATAATGTTGAGCCCATGCTGGAAGTGCTATGGAAGGAGGATGCCATGTATGATGACACAAGATACAAAGTTCTATATCCCATCATCACCCCACCTATGGCCAGACCACCTTTTATCCAGGACA ATACTGTCCCTGAGAAAAGAGTGTTTGACTTCTTTGTGGGGAGCTTCCTATCTGATGTAGAGTTGGTCAATATCACCTTTACAACTGGTGTGATGTCTATTGCTGAGGCTAATGTGCAAGGATTCAACGTACAGGAGCACATATTGCCCACTGGCTTAAAGGGATACTCTCTGCAAGTGCCTTTTTCCGATCCTGTTGTCCACAAAGAG AACACCGCTGTGGATGTCACGGACTACATTTTGCCTGTGACTTTTGGTTTTGTCACCCTGCCGGAAAATGGCCCCTTCTCTCACCCAGGAATGCTCAAAGCCAGCCTACAGGATGTCG TTTTGCCCACTGTGATTGGCACCTGTGATCTGGAGTACTTCTATGTCACTGTGGAATATGGAAGCCAGGGCCACAATTTTGTGACTGTGGTGGGCCAGAGGGAACTTTCACCTGACATTGCAGAAGAGTACGGATATATACACAATGACACCCACTTCAGTATCGCTGTCCATTTTTTGGCTCAGGATGCTGTGTTTGAG ATGGTTTGGGCATCTTTACTCAGAAGTAGGTTGAATGTGGTCCTGAAGAATCCTGTTCATGGCTGGAATCTCAATGATTTCTCCCTGTCTTGCAGCTTCCCCATGACAATGATTG AATGCTTCTCAAATGGAACAATGACGGCCCTGGCTGTGAAAGTGGAATCCGTACCAGACCTGATCTTGTCTCAGCTGACTCTACGAGATTCCCGGTGTAAACCTGCCTACAGTGACCACATTTTTGCTTTCTTCTCATTTAGTTTGAACTCTTGTGGAACTACCAGAAAG TTTATCAACAACTACatgatttatgaaaatgaagtGTCCTTGGGAAGTCAGAAGGTCACCACTGCTGCTGACCAGTATCT GATCACGGTTTCCTGTTACTATGGGATCAATGCCACCTACACACTGCCCTTTAGCACCGTGCCAAACCCTGAACCTGTTGTGCATGCAGCGCTGGGCGTGTTTATGGTCGGAATGCAGCTTGCCCTGG ATTCATCATATAGTGTCTTCTACTTGGATGAACACTACCCAGTTGTGAAGTACTTGAGAGAGCCTCTGTATTTTGAGGTGGAGCTGATGCGAACCACAGACCCACAGGTGGAACTGTTCTTGGAGAACTGTTGGGCCACTACTGAAGAGGAAAGGACCTCTGTTCCTAAGTGGGACATTATAGTGGATGG CTGTGAGAATCTTGCTGACCCTTACCATACCATTTTCCATGGGGTCTCGGCCGATGCCAGAGTACATTTCCGTAGCCACTTCAAACGCTTTGAGGTCaagatgttttcatttacattggATGGTGTAGCTCTAAAAGGACAG ATCTTTGTCCACTGTGATGTTGTGATCTGTGATGTCAACAGCCCCACAGAcagcctctgcagcagagcGTGTATGAACAAGCAAAACATGAGTACAGCATCAAAGCGAG TTCGCAGGAGCACAGAGAATACCCATATGGAACAGGTGTCATCTGGTCCAATTGTCCTCATCTAG